A genomic window from Megalobrama amblycephala isolate DHTTF-2021 linkage group LG2, ASM1881202v1, whole genome shotgun sequence includes:
- the myl10 gene encoding myosin regulatory light chain 10 isoform X1 encodes MAPKKAKKKEAASSNVFSMFEQSQIQEFKEAFTIMDQNRDGFIDKNDLRDTFAALGRLNVGNDELDEMLKEASGPINFTVFLTMFGEKLKGTDPEETILNAFKIFDPEGTGILKGEEIKYHLMSQADKFTEAEVNQMFTNFPLDVAGNLDYKNLCYVITHGEDKEQE; translated from the exons ATG GCACCAAAGAAGGCCAAGAAGAAGGAAGCTGCCAGCTCCAATGTGTTTAGCATGTTTGAGCAGTCACAGATCCAGGAATTTAAAGAG GCTTTCACCATCATGGACCAGAACAGAGATGGCTTTATTGACAAAAACGACCTGAGGGACACATTTGCTGCTCTGG GACGTCTCAACGTTGGCAACGATGAGCTTGATGAGATGCTAAAGGAAGCCTCTGGCCCCATTAACTTCACCGTCTTCCTCACCATGTTTGGAGAGAAGCTCAAAG GTACAGACCCCGAGGAGACTATTCTTAATGCCTTTAAGATCTTCGACCCAGAGGGCACAGGAATCCTTAAAGGAGAAGA GATCAAATATCACCTTATGTCCCAGGCTGACAAATTTACTGAGGCCGAG GTAAACCAGATGTTCACAAACTTCCCCTTGGATGTGGCTGGCAACCTGGACTACAAAAACCTGTGCTACGTCATCACCCACGGCGAGGATAAGGAACAGGAGtaa
- the myl10 gene encoding myosin regulatory light chain 10 isoform X2: protein MFEQSQIQEFKEAFTIMDQNRDGFIDKNDLRDTFAALGRLNVGNDELDEMLKEASGPINFTVFLTMFGEKLKGTDPEETILNAFKIFDPEGTGILKGEEIKYHLMSQADKFTEAEVNQMFTNFPLDVAGNLDYKNLCYVITHGEDKEQE, encoded by the exons ATGTTTGAGCAGTCACAGATCCAGGAATTTAAAGAG GCTTTCACCATCATGGACCAGAACAGAGATGGCTTTATTGACAAAAACGACCTGAGGGACACATTTGCTGCTCTGG GACGTCTCAACGTTGGCAACGATGAGCTTGATGAGATGCTAAAGGAAGCCTCTGGCCCCATTAACTTCACCGTCTTCCTCACCATGTTTGGAGAGAAGCTCAAAG GTACAGACCCCGAGGAGACTATTCTTAATGCCTTTAAGATCTTCGACCCAGAGGGCACAGGAATCCTTAAAGGAGAAGA GATCAAATATCACCTTATGTCCCAGGCTGACAAATTTACTGAGGCCGAG GTAAACCAGATGTTCACAAACTTCCCCTTGGATGTGGCTGGCAACCTGGACTACAAAAACCTGTGCTACGTCATCACCCACGGCGAGGATAAGGAACAGGAGtaa